In the Halorubrum ruber genome, CCAGCTCCACGCCTCGGAGTAGGTCCCCGAACACCTCGTGGACGATCGTCCCCTTGACGACCGGGTAGTTGAGCGGGACCCCGGAGAGCTTATTTAAATAGTACATCCGCGGGCACTGGACCCACGACCGGATCCCGGTCACGTCGACGAGGAAGTCGGGCTGGAGGACGACCCACGACTCGTCGGTCGTCGCGTATCCCGTCTCGCCGCGGTACTCGTCTTCTTCCGGGTCGGTGACGAGCAGTTCCATCCCCGGTTCAGCGTGCTCGGCCGTCTCCGTCCACTTCCCCCACAGCGTCACGTCGACCGGATCGCCCGCGCCGCGGTCGGGCCGGACCCGCAGCTCGCGGAGGTCGCGCTCGCCGTACGACGTCGACACCGTCCGCGCCTCCCCGACGGAGACGATCGGCCCGCGAACGTTCACGTCCCCGCTCGGCGGCGGCCCCGAAAAACGCTGTCGGTGGGGGCGGTCGGCCGTCGACCGCGCGCGACTCCGTCCGTCCCGATCCGCCGGCACCGACACGCTCTTGCGCTCGCGCGACCGATGAGTCGACCGACATGCGCGTACGAGACTGGGACGACATCCTCGCGGACGTCGCGAGCGACTCGACCGACCCCGACGGCTGGCGGGCGGTCGCCGGCTCCCGCGAGGGCGGCCTCGGCGAGGACCTCTACTTCGGCCACCCGAGCGTCGGCCTCTACCACCTGAAGACGTACGCGAAGAACCCGCGCGACCTCCGCGGCGTGGGCGCACAGGTCGCTCGCAAGGTCGACGACGAGCTCGACCCGCTCCTCCCGGACGCCGACAGCGACGGCCGGTTCGCGGTTCAGTCGGCGCCCGAGGACGAGGAGCACGCCGAGGAGATGGCGACGCGGCTCACGGAGGCGCTGCGGGTCCACGCCGAGGCGCCGACCGACCCCGACCACCTCTTCGAGGACGTGATGGAGGCGGTCGAATCGCCCGCGTTTGGTCCGATGGAGTACGAGTTCGACGGCCGCCCCGACGAGCTCGACGAGCTCTCCGACACCTTCGACGAGGCCGAGGAGCTGCTCACCTCGGAGCTCGACGACCTGATCGAGGACGACGACGTCGACCGCGGGTTCCACTGAGGCCGGCGCAGTCGGAAAGTCGGTCCGAGCGACCCCCTCACCACAGCGATTCGACGCGCCGTTCGATCGCGTCGAACGCCGTCGAGTACACTTCGAGGGGGTGGAGCGACGGCAGGTCAAGGCCGGACACCTCGGCGCCGGTCGGCGGCTCGTGGAAGTGGACCCGAGCGTCGTGGGCGTTCGGGTGGCGATCCCACCGACACTCCCAACGGTCGTCACTCCGGTCTTCGACGTAGTGGATCGAGAAGTCGTCCGTCGCGAACCACCGGACGTCGACCCGGGCCGCGGTCACCGGATCGGGATATCGCTCCGTGTCCAGTTCCGCTCGCAGCGACCGCGGCTCGTACGGGTCCGGCTCGAACTCGGTCGCGGCGACGAGGGGATCCGACGCCAGCTGTCGTTCGAGCAGTCGCAGCGTCTGTCGGTCCGGCGGGCCGGTCGAACCGTTCCTCGCATCTCCGTCCGACGGACCCATCTTCAGGCCGGGATCAGGCGCCCGTCGTTCTCCGCGAGCCGGCGCGCGAGCTCGTAGAGCCGGCGGTCCCGAATCGCTCGGCGCCAGTCGCTCACCGCCTCCATCCGCTCGTGGACGGTCTCGTGGTCGGCGGCGTCGAACACGGAGACGACGCTCGGGTCGTCTGCGTCGAACCGCGCCTCGTACTCGGACCGCCGCTCTTCGAGGTCGGCGACCCGGTCGATGATCTCCTCGACCGAGAGGTCTGCCGCGATCCGGCTCGCGTCCTGCCATTCGAGGTACCCCTCGTTCCGCTCGTACGTCGCCGGGCGACTCTCTCGGTTCGCGCGGGCGACGCCCATCTCCGCCAGCCGATCGAGGTGCTTCTTCGCCGCGTTCGGCGAGCAGTCTGCGAGGTCGGCCACGTCGGTGTAAGCCGTCGGCGACGTCAGACCGAGGACCGCGTCGTAGACGCGACCGAACGTGTCGGTCCCCGCCTGCCACCGCGACTCGCCCGCCTCGGAATCGGGGGCGGGATCGAAGTTGGTCATGGCGACGCGTACGGACCGGCCATCAAAATATCTTTGTGCCTCTCAGATATTTGTGTGTCGCCGGCACCGTACCAGCACCTCGTGCCGAATCCGCCGCCGTCAGATCGCCGTCACCCACGCCTGATACTCGGCGTCGAGCTCGTACACCTCGCGGAACGCGCGCTCGACGAACCCCGCGACGCGGTTCGCGTCCGACCGCGCGGTGACGACGGCGTTCGTCCCCTCGGCCTCCTCGGGGCTGACGAGCTCGTCGATCCGGAACTCGGGGAACTCGGAGAGCAGGTCCTTCAGGCGGTCTAACTCCTCGTCGGTACAGTCCAAGATGAGTTCCGTCCCCGCCAGCTGGATCCACGGTGGCACCTCGCCCCCCTCGGTGTCGTCGCTGTCGGGGTCGACGTCGACGGTCATCACGTCGCCGGAGCGCGCGCGGTGCGCGGCCGCGGCGTCGGCGAACAGCTTCAGCCGCTCGTCCTCGGTCGCGGCGTCGAATCTGGTCATACGGTCGCTCGGCCGCGACGGGGCTTAAAAATCCGCACTCCGGAGCGGCGGGCGTCCCGTCACCGACTGCGCCGCGTCGGACCTACTCCCGCTCCGTCTCCGCCAGCACGTCGTCGACGAGCGAGCGCGTCCGCTCGGCCTCGGCGAGCCGTTCGTCGGCCCCGCCGCGCTCGATCAGCGCCAGGTCGTCGCCGTCGAGCGCGTCGCGCACCTCGGCCGCGCGGCGGAGCCGCTCGTACTCGTCGCTCCGCGCCAGCTCCCGGACGGAGCGGAGCGTCGCGACGACCTCGTCGTCCGCGATCCGGCCGACGAGCGGGACCAGCTCGTCGATCTCGTAGGCGAGCTCGTCGCCCGGCTTCGGCGGCCAGTCGAGCGTCAGCGGCTCGCCGTCGAGGCGTTCGAGGTACGTCCGGTGGACCGCGACCGCGGTGCGGAGCGCCCCCGGGTCGTCGACGTAGTGCTCCAGCTTGGAGTTGGTGTAGTCGGCGTACTCCAACAGCGTCGCGGGCGGCTCCTCGCCGGCCGCGTGCGTCTCGACGTACTCGGCGAGGTCCGTCGGCGGCACGTCGACGTCGACGAACGGCGTCGCGTCCGCGCGGTCGAGGAAGTCGAACACCTCGCGGGCGGACGCCGACTTGAAGAACTCCCGGAACGCCTCCCGGATCCCCTCGTCGTACGCCTCGATCGGGTCGCGGAGGCGATCGAGGTCGGCGTCGAGGTCGGCGTCGGCCATCCCCGCGACCTCGCGCAGTTCGTCGAGCCGCGAGTCGAGGCGCTTGCGGGCCTCGCGGGCGTCCTTCCGGGCCGCCCGGTAGTCGTCGACCGCGTCGTCGTACGCCTCCAGCAGGTCGACGAACTCCCCGGCCGGCTCCAGCGCCTCGCGTGCGGCCGCGAAGTCCGACTCGGAGAGCCGGCGCTTGTCGACCGCCTCGTCGGCCGCCTCGAAGGCGTCGCCGGCGGGCGTGTCGTCGTCCACGTCGACCGCGTCGCCGAACTCGCCGCGGAAGCGGACGTACGACTCGAAGTCGCCCGAGCCGACCGCGTCCTCCTCGAACCGGTCGAGAACCCGCTGCGCGCGGCGGTAGGCGTCCGCGGCCGCCTCGACGCGGTCGCGCCCGTAGCCGTCGATCCGGGACTCGATCCGGCGGAGCTCGTCGTAGCGCTCGCGGAGCCGCGCGGCCGCCTCGCCGGCCTCGGCGACGGGGTCGGCGCCGTCGCTCTCCGTGACGGCCTCGGCCATCGGTCAGTACACC is a window encoding:
- a CDS encoding DUF7342 family protein, with the protein product MTNFDPAPDSEAGESRWQAGTDTFGRVYDAVLGLTSPTAYTDVADLADCSPNAAKKHLDRLAEMGVARANRESRPATYERNEGYLEWQDASRIAADLSVEEIIDRVADLEERRSEYEARFDADDPSVVSVFDAADHETVHERMEAVSDWRRAIRDRRLYELARRLAENDGRLIPA
- a CDS encoding DUF7118 family protein; the protein is MAEAVTESDGADPVAEAGEAAARLRERYDELRRIESRIDGYGRDRVEAAADAYRRAQRVLDRFEEDAVGSGDFESYVRFRGEFGDAVDVDDDTPAGDAFEAADEAVDKRRLSESDFAAAREALEPAGEFVDLLEAYDDAVDDYRAARKDAREARKRLDSRLDELREVAGMADADLDADLDRLRDPIEAYDEGIREAFREFFKSASAREVFDFLDRADATPFVDVDVPPTDLAEYVETHAAGEEPPATLLEYADYTNSKLEHYVDDPGALRTAVAVHRTYLERLDGEPLTLDWPPKPGDELAYEIDELVPLVGRIADDEVVATLRSVRELARSDEYERLRRAAEVRDALDGDDLALIERGGADERLAEAERTRSLVDDVLAETERE